In the genome of Triticum urartu cultivar G1812 chromosome 5, Tu2.1, whole genome shotgun sequence, one region contains:
- the LOC125508126 gene encoding uncharacterized protein LOC125508126, giving the protein MPMLIPDDVRAKAEIYTGDAAGQEKTRLMLAETELPSGLLPLKDIIECGYVEETGFVWLKQKKRVDHYFAKAGRHVSYATEVSAIAEKGRLKKISGVKAKEMLIWVNLHEICVDDPPTGKLHCKAIGGLSRSFPVEAFEATDALPVPVTGRLKKKTEKESADQKDEKKKEEEAEKPKGAAVAPAPAAVDEIGQKMKEMNTEAPVQAEAVAAKN; this is encoded by the coding sequence ATGCCGATGCTCATCCCCGACGACGTTCGCGCCAAGGCGGAGATCTACACCGGCGACGCGGCGGGGCAGGAGAAGACGCGGCTGATGCTGGCGGAGACGGAGCTCCCCAGCGGCCTCCTGCCGCTCAAGGACATCATCGAGTGCGGGTACGTGGAGGAGACTGGCTTCGTGTGGCTCAAGCAGAAGAAGCGGGTGGACCACTACTTCGCCAAGGCCGGCCGCCATGTCTCCTACGCCACCGAGGTCTCCGCCATCGCCGAGAAGGGCCGCCTGAAGAAGATCTCCGGCGTCAAGGCCAAGGAGATGCTCATCTGGGTCAACCTCCACGAGATCTGCGTCGACGACCCGCCCACCGGCAAGCTCCACTGCAAGGCCATCGGCGGCCTCTCCCGCAGCTTCCCCGTGGAGGCATTCGAGGCCACCGACGCCCTGCCCGTGCCCGTCACCGGACGTCTCAAGAAGAAGACAGAGAAGGAGAGCGCCGACCAGAAAGacgagaagaagaaggaggaggaggcagagaaGCCCAAGGGGGCCGCCGTCGCCCCTGCCCCCGCCGCCGTCGACGAGATCGGTCAGAAAATGAAGGAGATGAACACGGAGGCACCGGTGCAGGCGGAGGCGGTAGCAGCCAAGAACTGA